From Mya arenaria isolate MELC-2E11 chromosome 12, ASM2691426v1, the proteins below share one genomic window:
- the LOC128210554 gene encoding aerolysin-like protein, whose translation MPFVFPDSTISKDYFTDNNASGGEGGAQFDFVKLDKGAVLTKIKAWKDDWLISGVEVWMSDGSSKLVGKRAGTPGEFTFRAGELITKLNVQASGPYSSVLSRRRLGPIWIETDKQRSWGIFSRNLTEDGRYWPDVGSGICCGIFGGAGDAVDRLGFAMLQTISRATLMNVKYPKLDMEIVASTPTTVAHQVFSNGTAREQTFELSGSRSVTIKREWSMTATLSMTISVEVTAGIPAVASTTDGFSWTVSSSATHSVSTSHTETKSWKWPLVCPPHTKILGDATMYADDIDTEYEAEMELKLKNGKTYRYHANGVYNGLNARSGNVTVQNLGPYTQ comes from the coding sequence ATGCCGTTTGTTTTTCCAGACAGCACTATTAGTAAAGATTATTTTACGGACAACAATGCTTCCGGCGGTGAAGGTGGTGCTCAGTTTGACTTTGTTAAATTAGACAAAGGAGCTgtattgacaaaaataaaagctTGGAAAGATGATTGGCTTATTTCGGGCGTTGAGGTTTGGATGAGTGACGGGAGTAGCAAATTAGTTGGCAAGCGCGCGGGAACGCCCGGTGAATTCACTTTCCGAGCCGGGGAACTGATAACGAAGCTAAATGTCCAAGCCAGTGGACCTTACTCATCGGTGTTATCGCGTCGGCGACTGGGTCCGATTTGGATAGAGACTGACAAACAACGATCCTGGGGAATATTTTCTCGCAATCTTACGGAAGACGGTCGTTATTGGCCAGACGTGGGTTCCGGTATCTGCTGTGGAATATTTGGAGGAGCAGGCGATGCTGTTGACCGTTTGGGGTTTGCAATGCTTCAAACTATTTCTCGAGCGACTTTGATGAACGTGAAATATCCTAAGTTGGATATGGAGATTGTTGCAAGTACGCCGACAACGGTGGCCCACCAGGTGTTTAGCAACGGCACAGCTCGTGAGCAGACTTTCGAGCTGAGTGGGTCAAGGAGCGTGACAATAAAAAGAGAATGGAGCATGACCGCGACCCTTTCTATGACCATTAGCGTAGAGGTGACCGCCGGAATACCGGCAGTTGCTTCAACAACGGATGGTTTCAGCTGGACCGTGTCGTCATCGGCCACACACTCAGTTTCAACATCCCATACGGAAACGAAGTCCTGGAAGTGGCCGCTGGTATGCCCACCGCATACGAAAATTCTCGGGGATGCAACGATGTACGCAGACGACATTGACACAGAGTACGAGGCCGAGATGGAgcttaaattgaaaaatggaaaaaccTATCGCTACCATGCGAACGGCGTTTACAACGGCCTGAATGCCAGATCCGGCAACGTCACCGTTCAAAACTTGGGACCATATACACAATAG
- the LOC128212301 gene encoding uncharacterized protein LOC128212301, with translation MWTYTLTVVGLLKVGFCQSLEPSPCTLHETNLKMVERLAVLETKMSRQQDIINGCETSTGPDDQYGIAYDYRDQMAQATCTALLDTTSAHVYAVRRTCSNLTVPCAEVCSSLSLTCFNSLHVYTPQTSLPWGVTGQQSAHTYRYNGCEGSFCGPNFCCCRS, from the exons ATGTGGACGTATACGCTCACAGTCGTAGGGCTTTTAAAGGTCGGGTTTTGCCAAAGTTTGGAGCCGAGCCCGTGTACGTTGCATGAGACAAATTTAAAG ATGGTTGAACGACTAGCTGTCCTTGAAACGAAGATGTCTAGACAACAAGATATAATCAATG GTTGTGAGACGTCGACTGGTCCGGACGACCAGTACGGTATTGCTTATGACTACCGTGACCAGATGGCTCAGGCGACATGCACCGCGCTATTGGACACCACCAGTGCGCATGTGTATGCCGTCAGACGCACCTGCTCCAACTTGACCGTGCCGTGTGCAGAAGTCTGTTCAAGTCTAAG CTTGACTTGTTTTAACTCTCTACATGTGTACACTCCCCAAACTTCGCTACCATGGGGCGTTACTGGACAGCAAAGTGCACATACTTATCGGTACAACGGCTGCGAAGGATCCTTCTGTGGACCGAACTTCTGCTGCTGCCGCTCGTAA